AGATAAGGTGATGCCGTCCACGCCAGCCGCTTTCAACCGTTGCGCCCCTTTGAAAAAATGAGCAGTTGCGAAGTCTTTCGGCGGATCGAGTTCCACTAAAACGGTTTTTTGTTGCGTGACCTTTTTTAAGAAATCATGGTGACCAACAGTAGGGGTCAGGGGCGTCGCAATGGGCGGAACGCCTTGATTTGAATGTGGGACAATGGTGCGACTAACCAGACCGCGTACTAATGCGGCGGTGTGTAAGGGGGTAGTCCCACAACAGCCGCCAATTAAGTTCAAGCCTAATTGGCGGAAGCGCTCCGCATATTCTTCAAAATAACTGGGTTCGCCATCGTAGACCACCTGTCCGGCTTGGTTGGTACCTGGCAGGCCGGAATTGGGATAGACGGCCAACTGGACGTTAGCTGGAATCGGCAGGTTCTCAAACGATTGTGCTAAATAGTAAGGCCCTAACCGACAATTAGTGCCGACCACCGCAGCTCCAGCGGCTGCCAGTTGAATGACTGCATCGGCAAACGTGGTCCCATCACGCAAGACGCCTGGCGCTAACATTGAAACATTCGTGATTACTGGCAGTGTCGTGTGGGCAGTGACAATCTTTAAAGCGGCTAATAATTCAGGCAAATCATAGTAGGTTTCTAATAAAATACCGTCTAAGGCTTTTGTCGCTAATAACGCATTTAATTGTTCCGTTAAGCTAGCAGTGATGGCAGCAGGCGTCGCTTGTTGAACGGTCTGATCGGTATCGCCAGCGAGGCCACCGATAGTTCCGAGTAAATAGACCGGATGATCCGCGGCTTGTTGGGCGGTTACTGCCAATTTGACGGCGGCTTGGTTAATTGCAACGACTTGGTCCTGTAAGTCATACCGTGTTAACTTTAAGCGATTGGCCGCATAAGTGTTGGTCTGAATCACATCCGCACCAGCATTAATGTAAGCTTGGTGAACCCGTAAGATCGTATCCGGATGGGTCAAATTCAGATTTTCAAAGGCGGATGAGAGACCATAATTGCCATATAGTAGGGTTCCCATCGCCCCATCTGCAACTAAGACCCG
This genomic window from Lactobacillus sp. CBA3606 contains:
- a CDS encoding bifunctional homocysteine S-methyltransferase/methylenetetrahydrofolate reductase, which gives rise to MNLRQALKQRVLVADGAMGTLLYGNYGLSSAFENLNLTHPDTILRVHQAYINAGADVIQTNTYAANRLKLTRYDLQDQVVAINQAAVKLAVTAQQAADHPVYLLGTIGGLAGDTDQTVQQATPAAITASLTEQLNALLATKALDGILLETYYDLPELLAALKIVTAHTTLPVITNVSMLAPGVLRDGTTFADAVIQLAAAGAAVVGTNCRLGPYYLAQSFENLPIPANVQLAVYPNSGLPGTNQAGQVVYDGEPSYFEEYAERFRQLGLNLIGGCCGTTPLHTAALVRGLVSRTIVPHSNQGVPPIATPLTPTVGHHDFLKKVTQQKTVLVELDPPKDFATAHFFKGAQRLKAAGVDGITLSDNSLASVRIANTMIAAQLKLNYGITPIVHLTTRDQNLIGLQSEIMGLHSLGIEDILAVTGDPAKLGDFPGATSVGDVRSVELMKLIKQFNSGIGPTGNSLKQATDFRVAGAFNPNAVRTTVSTKSIERKLAYGCDYLITQPVFDLEKVHDLAAALRARHLQIPVFIGVMPLVSKRNAEFLHHEVHGIRLPVAVRARMAQAELDGNEAAVGLQIAKELIDGICTEFNGVHLVTPFNRFKTIIKLVNYVQQKNLTVTK